The following coding sequences are from one Luteolibacter rhizosphaerae window:
- a CDS encoding metallophosphoesterase — translation MRQGLVISDLHLFSPRSNGEDQLRRIKRHLERIDTLVLNGDTFDFRWSMYPSEGASIRAALLWLERLSVQFDGRRVHYIFGNHDRLRTFRSQAEDLGRMCRPLNFHSETIRLGHSLFLPGDCASPQMSGERLAAHRDAWSRDRPCGPIGSGLYAIAASTGVGKLFSQQQFPRGVTVRRVSRHLDGFSPDWRVGTVDCFFGHTHVPFSNHVEGGVRFHNTGSAIRGMGFKPLFFEY, via the coding sequence TTGAGACAAGGACTTGTTATCTCCGACCTTCATCTGTTCTCCCCGAGATCGAATGGCGAGGATCAGCTGCGTCGCATCAAGAGGCATCTGGAGCGCATCGATACCTTGGTGTTGAATGGGGATACTTTTGACTTCCGCTGGAGCATGTATCCCTCGGAGGGGGCTTCCATCCGTGCCGCGCTGCTCTGGCTCGAGCGCCTGTCGGTGCAATTCGACGGACGGCGGGTGCACTACATTTTCGGCAATCATGACCGCTTGCGGACCTTCCGCTCACAGGCGGAGGATCTTGGCCGGATGTGTCGACCGCTGAACTTCCACTCGGAGACCATCCGTCTGGGGCACTCGCTTTTCCTCCCGGGGGACTGCGCGAGCCCGCAAATGAGCGGCGAGCGGCTGGCTGCCCATCGCGATGCCTGGAGCCGGGACCGCCCCTGCGGCCCGATCGGCAGCGGACTCTATGCGATCGCAGCTTCGACCGGGGTGGGGAAGCTATTTAGCCAGCAGCAGTTTCCGCGCGGGGTGACGGTCCGTCGGGTGTCGAGGCACCTCGATGGTTTTTCGCCGGACTGGCGGGTGGGCACGGTGGATTGCTTTTTCGGGCACACGCACGTTCCCTTCAGCAATCACGTCGAGGGAGGGGTGCGCTTCCACAACACCGGATCCGCCATCCGCGGAATGGGCTTCAAGCCGCTGTTTTTCGAATACTGA
- the gpmI gene encoding 2,3-bisphosphoglycerate-independent phosphoglycerate mutase yields the protein MAKKPVVLIIRDGWGVNPGGKKTAKKDGNASLLAKTPFHDALFEQYPKGFLSASGMDVGLPPGQMGNSEVGHLNLGAGRIVYQDLTRINKAIEDGELAKNKIFKKALADAKGKRLHFIGLLSDGGVHSHQDHLCAMVGMAKKAGVDDIYVHAITDGRDTSPTGGAEYVSKVEDEIAQYGARIATVTGRYYAMDRDKRWERTKLAWDAIVHGIGEAKDVLASEAIAEKYAQDKTDEFLLPMVFVTPGKKLVRDGDVVLFFNFRADRVRQISDAFLTEGTFKPFKAGRRPKVNYVTLTEYAKDYDCPVIFRPQTLKMGLGETAAKAKKTQLRIAETEKYPHVTYFFNGGIEKPNKGEDRAIIPSPKDVATYDLKPQMSADEVTATVVSRLKDYDLVIINFANPDMVGHTGVVEAAIKACEKIDACCEAVVTEALRLGGKLLLTADHGNCEYMINPDGSPHTAHTTNLVHLIYVGADADKYQVKDGILADVAPTLLDMMGLEKPKEMSGSSLLAKK from the coding sequence ATGGCCAAGAAACCGGTGGTGCTCATCATTCGCGACGGCTGGGGTGTGAACCCCGGAGGGAAGAAGACTGCAAAGAAAGACGGCAACGCCTCCCTTCTTGCGAAGACTCCTTTCCACGATGCGTTGTTCGAGCAGTATCCGAAGGGCTTTTTGAGCGCATCCGGCATGGATGTGGGCCTGCCTCCGGGGCAGATGGGGAACTCCGAGGTGGGTCACCTGAATCTCGGCGCAGGGCGGATCGTCTACCAGGATCTGACCCGGATTAACAAGGCGATCGAGGACGGCGAACTGGCCAAGAACAAGATTTTCAAGAAGGCCTTGGCGGATGCCAAGGGCAAGCGCCTGCACTTCATCGGCCTGCTGTCCGACGGTGGGGTTCACTCGCACCAAGACCACCTCTGCGCGATGGTGGGCATGGCGAAGAAGGCAGGCGTGGATGACATCTACGTGCACGCCATCACCGACGGCCGCGACACCTCTCCGACCGGTGGCGCGGAGTATGTCTCGAAGGTGGAGGACGAGATCGCCCAGTATGGCGCGCGGATCGCCACGGTGACCGGCCGCTACTATGCGATGGACCGCGACAAGCGCTGGGAGCGCACCAAGCTCGCTTGGGATGCTATCGTGCATGGCATCGGCGAAGCGAAGGACGTGCTGGCTTCGGAGGCGATCGCGGAGAAATACGCGCAGGACAAGACCGACGAGTTCCTGCTGCCGATGGTCTTTGTGACGCCGGGCAAGAAGCTGGTGCGCGACGGCGACGTGGTGCTGTTCTTCAACTTCCGCGCCGACCGCGTGCGCCAGATCTCCGATGCTTTCCTGACCGAGGGAACCTTCAAGCCCTTCAAGGCGGGCCGTCGCCCGAAGGTCAACTACGTGACCCTCACGGAATACGCCAAGGACTACGACTGTCCGGTGATCTTCCGCCCGCAGACCCTGAAGATGGGCCTTGGTGAAACCGCCGCCAAGGCGAAGAAGACCCAGCTCCGCATCGCGGAGACGGAGAAGTACCCGCACGTGACCTATTTCTTCAACGGCGGCATCGAGAAGCCTAACAAAGGCGAGGACCGCGCGATCATCCCGTCGCCGAAGGATGTGGCCACCTACGATCTGAAGCCGCAGATGAGCGCAGATGAGGTGACCGCTACGGTGGTCAGCCGCCTCAAAGATTACGATCTGGTCATCATCAACTTCGCGAACCCGGACATGGTCGGTCACACCGGGGTGGTGGAAGCCGCGATCAAGGCCTGCGAGAAAATCGATGCCTGCTGCGAGGCCGTGGTCACCGAGGCCCTGCGTCTGGGCGGCAAGCTGCTGCTCACCGCCGACCACGGCAACTGCGAGTACATGATCAATCCGGACGGCTCGCCACACACCGCTCACACGACGAACCTCGTCCACCTGATCTATGTGGGCGCCGATGCTGACAAGTATCAGGTGAAGGACGGCATTCTCGCCGATGTGGCTCCCACGCTGCTCGACATGATGGGGCTGGAGAAGCCCAAGGAAATGAGCGGCTCCAGCCTGCTGGCAAAGAAGTAA
- a CDS encoding arsenate reductase family protein — translation MLTVYAYKGCDTCRQALKWLKEHGVPHEVKAIRETPPTAEELLMAVNAYQGDLRPLFNTSGGDYRELGLKDKLPTMTTREAVDLLSGNGNLVKRPFVIGDGVVLVGFKADVWEKALR, via the coding sequence ATGCTCACCGTCTACGCATACAAAGGCTGCGACACCTGCCGACAGGCCCTGAAGTGGCTGAAAGAACATGGTGTGCCGCATGAAGTGAAGGCGATCCGCGAAACCCCGCCAACCGCGGAGGAGCTGCTGATGGCCGTGAACGCTTACCAAGGCGACCTCCGTCCGCTCTTCAATACCTCCGGCGGCGACTACCGCGAGCTCGGCCTGAAGGACAAGCTGCCCACGATGACGACGCGGGAGGCGGTGGACCTGCTCTCCGGAAATGGGAACCTCGTGAAGCGCCCGTTCGTGATCGGGGACGGGGTGGTGCTGGTGGGCTTCAAGGCGGATGTGTGGGAGAAGGCTTTGCGGTGA
- a CDS encoding potassium transporter Kup has translation MNNPSAGHAGRQPSLAAATLAALGIVFGDIGTSPLYAFRECFAPHGIDPTPLTKGNLVGAASLIVWALILVVSVKYVLIILRLDNRGEGGILALSALIRSAARRLGGKDPKMILLLGLAGSSLIYADGMITPSISVLSAVEGLSVSAPQLSNYVVPLAVVILVGMFSIQRHGTGRVGILFGPIVLLWFLTLGALGLRGVIAHPEVLSAISPTAGITFLIREWHHAFPLLAAVFLAVTGGEALYADLGHFGTRSIRVGWFAVVLPGLVLNYLGQAALLSYDPSALRAPFFLLAPEMLRFPLTILATAAAAIASQALISGAFSLTTQAVQLGCLPRVKIRYTSDHSAGQVYVPSINRFLLVACIVLVVSFKSSTALAGAYGIAIVLTMTITSFLFYSAARAVWGWTKLKAGAVTGLFLAIEIPFLAANSLKIIHGGWLPLVVAGSAMGLMVTWIWGRARLYKRLSREALPVDALLADLKRGSIHRVHGTAVYMSGRGDTVPTALLHNLKHNQVLHEKVVLLHVDTLDQPYAYPCACAKHEDLGSGLHRVSLSFGFAETPDVPEALKTRLPEEVKFHPGKATYFLGRESYGVGKNASALDRIRLAVFAVMARNASPATAYFRLPPGRVVELGAQITL, from the coding sequence ATGAACAATCCTTCCGCCGGCCACGCCGGTCGCCAGCCCTCGCTCGCCGCTGCCACTTTGGCAGCCCTCGGGATCGTTTTCGGAGACATCGGCACCAGCCCGCTCTACGCCTTCCGAGAGTGCTTTGCCCCCCACGGCATCGACCCCACTCCCTTGACCAAGGGGAATCTCGTCGGCGCGGCCTCCCTGATCGTCTGGGCGCTGATCCTCGTTGTCTCGGTCAAATACGTCCTCATCATCCTGCGTTTGGATAACCGGGGCGAGGGCGGCATCCTCGCCCTTTCCGCTCTCATTCGCTCCGCTGCGCGGCGGCTAGGGGGCAAGGACCCAAAGATGATCCTTCTGCTCGGTCTCGCCGGCTCATCGCTGATCTATGCGGATGGCATGATCACCCCCTCCATTTCCGTGCTGTCTGCGGTGGAGGGGCTTTCCGTCAGCGCGCCGCAGCTCTCGAATTACGTCGTGCCACTCGCCGTCGTTATCCTCGTGGGCATGTTCAGCATCCAACGCCACGGCACGGGGCGGGTCGGTATTCTTTTCGGGCCGATCGTGTTGCTCTGGTTCCTCACCCTCGGCGCCCTTGGCCTGCGCGGCGTCATCGCTCATCCGGAGGTCCTGAGTGCGATCAGCCCGACCGCCGGCATCACCTTCCTGATCCGGGAATGGCATCATGCATTCCCTCTGCTTGCTGCCGTATTCCTGGCCGTGACCGGTGGTGAAGCGCTCTATGCGGACCTCGGCCATTTCGGCACACGCTCCATCCGCGTCGGCTGGTTCGCCGTGGTGCTCCCCGGCCTTGTCTTGAACTATCTGGGTCAAGCGGCCCTGCTCAGCTACGATCCCTCCGCCCTGCGCGCGCCCTTCTTCCTCCTCGCGCCGGAAATGCTGCGCTTTCCGCTCACCATCCTGGCCACCGCCGCCGCCGCGATCGCCAGCCAAGCGCTTATCTCGGGAGCTTTCTCCCTCACCACCCAGGCCGTGCAACTCGGCTGCTTGCCGCGCGTGAAAATCCGCTACACCTCGGATCACTCCGCCGGGCAGGTCTATGTTCCCTCGATCAACCGCTTCCTTCTCGTCGCCTGCATCGTGCTGGTGGTTAGCTTCAAGAGCTCCACCGCCCTCGCTGGCGCCTACGGCATCGCCATCGTACTGACGATGACGATCACCTCTTTCCTCTTCTACTCCGCGGCGCGCGCCGTATGGGGCTGGACCAAGCTCAAGGCCGGGGCCGTCACCGGTCTCTTCCTCGCCATCGAGATTCCTTTCCTCGCCGCGAATTCGCTCAAGATCATCCACGGCGGCTGGCTACCGCTCGTCGTGGCAGGCTCCGCAATGGGCCTGATGGTCACCTGGATCTGGGGTCGGGCCCGCCTCTACAAGCGCCTTTCCCGCGAGGCCCTGCCCGTCGATGCCCTGCTGGCCGATCTCAAGCGCGGCTCGATCCACCGCGTCCACGGCACCGCCGTCTACATGAGCGGCCGCGGCGACACCGTGCCCACCGCCCTGCTACACAATCTGAAGCACAACCAAGTCCTGCACGAAAAGGTCGTGCTGCTCCACGTCGATACCCTCGACCAGCCCTACGCCTACCCCTGCGCCTGCGCCAAGCATGAGGATCTTGGCAGCGGCCTGCACCGCGTCAGCCTGAGCTTCGGCTTCGCGGAAACTCCGGACGTACCGGAAGCACTCAAGACCCGGTTGCCGGAAGAGGTAAAATTCCATCCGGGCAAGGCGACCTACTTCCTCGGCCGCGAATCCTACGGCGTGGGCAAGAATGCCAGCGCTCTCGATCGCATCCGCCTAGCGGTTTTCGCTGTCATGGCTCGGAACGCGTCCCCCGCCACGGCTTACTTCCGGCTCCCGCCCGGTCGCGTCGTCGAGCTCGGGGCGCAGATCACGCTCTGA